A window of the Pseudoliparis swirei isolate HS2019 ecotype Mariana Trench chromosome 13, NWPU_hadal_v1, whole genome shotgun sequence genome harbors these coding sequences:
- the gnptg gene encoding N-acetylglucosamine-1-phosphotransferase subunit gamma codes for MRCFSSGLHGVLRLVCASLLVNHGFAGKMKIVEEPNTFGLNNPLLAQGSRLQPKVTPSPVAGPAHFHQLAGKCFSLTESTYKYEFCPFHNITQHEQSFRWNAYSGILGIWQEWEMANNSFTGMWMRDGDACGTRNRETKVIFVCSASSKLAQVSEPSTCVYSLSFETPLVCHPHSLLVYPTLNEKLQHEWDEAEQARYEGLITEQGYNKLLKDVFEDAGLLKSHKVKTQPEVAADAETHNSLQKCTEDFLKQREEIERLHALLTQHKIPFDSEQNEPKGTTVSTVNDRLRGDTSLIGLQ; via the exons TAAATCATGGATTCGCTGGTAAAATGAAGATCGTGGAGGAGCCCAACACATTCGG GCTGAACAACCCTCTCCTGGCTCAGGGAAGCAGACTGCAGCCCAAAGTGACCCCATCTCCAGTGGCTG GCCCTGCGCATTTCCATCAGCTTGCTGGGAAGTGCTTCAGTCTCACAGAGTCAAC GTATAAATATGAATTCTGTCCGTTTCACAACATCACCCAACATGAACAGTCATTTAGATGGAATGCCTACAGTGGGATTCTGGG AATCTGGCAGGAGTGGGAAATGGCAAACAACAGTTTCACGGGCATGTGGATGAGAGACGGGGACGCGTGTGGAACGAGAAACAGGGAAACTAAG gtgaTCTTCGTCTGCAGTGCGAGCAGCAAGCTGGCCCAGGTCTCCGAGCCCAGCACCTGTGTGTACTCGCTGAGCTTTGAGACGCCACTGGTCTGCCATCCACATTCACTTCTAG ttTACCCAACATTGAATGAGAAGCTGCAACATGAATGGGATGAAGCTGAGCAGGCTCGCTATGAGGGTCTCATTACTGAGCAG GGATACAACAAGCTCCTGAAGGATGTTTTTGAGGACGCTGGTCTCCTGAAGAGCCATAAAGTGAAAACGCAGCCAGAAGTGGCAGCtgatgcagaaacacacaactcGTTACAGAAATGTACAGAG GATTTCCtaaaacagagagaagagattgaGCGACTGCACGCTCTCCTCACGCAGCACAAGATTCCCTTTGATTCAGAGCAAA ATGAACCGAAAGGAACAACGGTTTCGACCGTTAATGATCGCCTGCGGGGAGACACCAGTCTGATCGGGCTGCAGTGA